One window of Sphingomonas sp. KC8 genomic DNA carries:
- a CDS encoding ArdC family protein, which translates to MPTKQKPSRDVAAEITNLIIRKLEEGVAPWSRPWRVSGAGGRPLRHCGTPYTGINVLYLWAIADAQGYRSRYWMTYRQAETLGGNVRRGEQGSLSVYYSSFKKTEADPITGAETERSIRFLRHYIVFNADQIDGLPAYFYPADEDPAPTDPSARQAEIDDFFHAIPADVRHGGDRAFFHPTFDYVQMPHQRSFKTMDHYASTRAHETVHWSGGTARLARTFGRRFGDRAYSFEELVAEIGSGLVCAHLGLPNELHDNHASYVAHWLGILRADKTAIIHAASKAEQAFNYLRAFRATGVGTVSADVRPGAAEQLVEAA; encoded by the coding sequence ATGCCCACGAAGCAGAAGCCGAGCCGCGATGTCGCGGCCGAAATCACCAACCTGATTATCCGCAAGCTCGAAGAGGGCGTTGCACCTTGGAGTCGCCCATGGCGGGTGAGCGGTGCCGGCGGCCGTCCGCTCCGTCATTGCGGCACGCCCTACACCGGCATCAATGTCCTCTATCTCTGGGCGATTGCGGACGCGCAGGGCTACCGCTCGCGCTACTGGATGACCTATCGCCAGGCAGAAACCTTGGGCGGGAACGTCCGTCGAGGCGAGCAAGGCTCCCTCTCGGTCTACTATTCCAGCTTCAAGAAGACCGAAGCTGACCCCATTACTGGCGCCGAGACCGAGCGAAGCATCCGCTTCCTGCGCCATTACATCGTCTTCAACGCCGATCAGATCGACGGTCTGCCGGCCTATTTCTATCCCGCTGACGAAGATCCGGCACCGACCGATCCTTCTGCCCGCCAGGCTGAGATTGATGACTTCTTCCACGCGATCCCTGCGGACGTGCGCCATGGCGGAGACCGGGCATTTTTCCACCCCACCTTCGACTATGTCCAGATGCCGCATCAACGGTCGTTCAAAACCATGGACCACTATGCCTCGACCCGGGCTCATGAGACCGTCCACTGGTCGGGCGGGACGGCCCGTCTGGCCCGAACCTTCGGAAGGCGGTTCGGAGACAGGGCCTATAGCTTCGAGGAGCTGGTCGCCGAGATCGGGAGCGGCCTCGTCTGCGCCCATCTCGGGCTACCGAACGAGCTGCATGACAACCATGCCAGCTATGTTGCCCACTGGCTCGGCATCCTGCGCGCCGACAAGACCGCGATCATCCACGCCGCTTCCAAAGCCGAGCAGGCGTTCAACTATCTGCGCGCCTTCCGGGCGACCGGGGTCGGAACCGTTTCCGCGGACGTTCGGCCCGGGGCCGCTGAGCAACTCGTAGAGGCCGCCTGA
- a CDS encoding DUF6927 domain-containing protein, with amino-acid sequence MGWLTMPFASMGGHPTAKAYLDAQFTYTREVDGGSKGLRVLASSCPQNRTYYAATQVMTNGVGGEIFAIVCKIHWCPGSKSGEQFGYKDMEESMGPCEDDCPRSILDLLTPTENDHAQDWRRRCRARLERRFRKIEDGDRIRLETPLKFVDGHTGSEFIVEKRGRRLSFRDPETCQRYRITGFRDLAWQLVPVTKVHKTIFA; translated from the coding sequence ATGGGATGGCTCACCATGCCTTTCGCCTCGATGGGCGGACACCCCACCGCCAAGGCTTATCTCGATGCCCAATTCACCTACACGCGCGAGGTCGATGGCGGCTCCAAAGGACTGCGGGTTCTGGCTTCATCCTGTCCCCAGAACCGCACCTATTATGCGGCCACCCAGGTCATGACCAATGGCGTCGGCGGCGAGATCTTTGCTATCGTCTGCAAGATCCACTGGTGCCCCGGCAGCAAGAGCGGCGAACAGTTCGGCTATAAGGACATGGAGGAATCCATGGGCCCTTGTGAGGACGATTGTCCGCGGAGCATCCTCGATCTCCTGACCCCGACCGAGAATGACCACGCCCAGGACTGGCGTCGCCGTTGCCGCGCCCGGCTCGAGCGCCGCTTTCGCAAGATCGAGGATGGCGACCGGATCAGGCTCGAAACGCCGCTCAAGTTCGTCGACGGACATACCGGGTCGGAGTTCATCGTCGAGAAGCGCGGCCGACGGCTCAGCTTCCGTGATCCCGAGACCTGCCAACGCTACCGGATCACGGGCTTCCGTGACCTGGCATGGCAGT